Sequence from the Mycobacterium florentinum genome:
GTGTTCGACCCTCGATGTAACGCATTGAACCTGTTTCGGCTGGGGCTGGCCGCCGAGGTCATGCTGTTTCACTCCTGGCCGATCACGGGCCACATGCCGCCACAAGCGCTGCTGCAACTCCTCTTTTCGGTGGGCGTCGACGGGTTCTTTGCGATCTCGGGATTCCTGATCACCGCAAGTTGGCTCCGCGACCCGAAAGTCCGTGACTACCTCACCGCACGAGCACTGCGCATCCTGCCCGGGCTCTACGTCTGCCTGATCGTCACCGCGTTCGCGTTCGCCCCGGTCAGCGTGGCGGTTCAGGGCGGTTCGGCCGCGAAACTGCTGCAGTCCAGCGCGCCGTACGAATATGTCCTGAAGAACGCCACGCTGATCTCGGTGCTCCAGTTTGACGTCGCCGGCACACCGCGCAACGTTCCCTCCCCCGGCGCCTGGAACGCTTCGCTGTGGTCTCTGATCTGGGAAGTGCTGTGCTACATCGCCATTGCTGTGATCGGCATCATCGGCCTCGCGAATCGCCGCTGGCTTTCGCCAGTGATCCTGGTGGCCGCGGTGATCGCCGCGGCAATGTTGCCGCCGCTGACGTTCCCCGGCGCATGGACCATCCCCCAGCTCGCCGCGCGCTCCGCCATCATGTTCGCGGCGGGTGCCGTGATGTTTCAGTGGAAGGACGTGATTCCCGCGCGATGGTCACTTGTCGCGGCCAGCGTGGTCATCGTCGTCGCGTCCGCCGCCGTGCTCCCCGATTACCGGGTGGCCGCGGCGCTTCCGCTGGCCTATGCCGTGATCGTTTCGGGTGCCCTGATCCGCCACAAGCGCACGACATTGCGGACGGATCTGTCCTACGGCGTCTACATCTACGCATTCCCGATTCAGCAGATGCTGGCCGTCCTGGGGCTGACCGGCCTGCATCCGGCGCTGTTCTTCGTTATCGCGTTCCTCTCCACCCTGCCACTGGCGGCGATGAGCTGGTTCTGGATCGAGAAGCCCGCGATGGCGCTGAAGTCCCGACTCAAACGGAAGTGGGCCGCGCCGGCGCAGCCCAAAACCGAAGGCACGGCTGCAGACTCCGTCGCCGAGCAGCCGACGCCGGGCGTGCACGGCACGGTGTAGGCGGCCGGCCTTCGGCCCGCTCGATCGCGGCGTGCATCGACTATCTTGGGCGTAGGTGAAACTCGCGCAGGTCTTCGATCCCCGAAACAACGCCCTGAATCTTTTTCGGCTCATGCTCGCCGCCGAGGTCATGCTGTTCCACTCCTGGCCGGTCACCGGCCGCACCCCGCCACGCGTGCTGCTTCAACTGCTGTTCTCGGTAGGCGTGGACGGATTCTTTGCGATCTCAGGATTCCTGATCACCGCGAGTTGGCTCAACGAACCGAAACTGCGTGACTTCCTCGCCGCTCGCGCGCTGCGCATCCTGCCCGGGCTCTACGCCTGCCTGATCGTCACGGCGTTCGTGTTCGCCCCGCTCAACGTGGCAATCGCGGGTGGTTCGGCCACAAAGCTGCTGACGTCCTTCGCGCCGGTCAAGTTCGTCCTGAAAAACAGCGGGGTGGCCTACATCCAGCACTTCGTGGGCGGAACACCGTTCGGCGTCCCCTTTCCCGAGGGCGGCTGGAACGCTTCGCTGTGGTCGCTGATCTGGGAGCTGATGTGCTACCTGGCCGTCGCCGGCATCGGGCTGGCCGGGCTGGCCAATCACCGCTGGGTTTCGCCAGTACTGCTGGGGGTTGCCGTAATTGGCGCTACCCTGGTGCCGCCGCTCGAATTCCCGGGGGTATGGACGGTTTGGCAGCTCGTGGTGCGCTCCACGATCATGTTCGCGGCCGGGGCGCTGCTGTATCAGTGGCGCGACGTGATTCCCGCCCGGTGGTGGCTGGTCGCGGTGAGCGTGGTCATCGTCGTCGCCGCGGCCGCCCTGCTGCCCGATTACCGGGTGGTGGCGGCCCTTCCGCTGGCGTATGCGGTCATCGTGTCGGCGATCAAGATTCATATCAAACGCATGAGATTGCGTACGGATTTGTCCTACGGCGTCTACATTTACGCATTCCCGACACAACAACTGCTGGCAAGCTGCGGGCTTGCGAAGCTGAATCCGATAGTGTTCGCTGGACTTTCGACGACGGCCGTCCTACCCTTGGCCGCGCTAAGCTGGTTCGTGGTCGAAAAGCCCGCGCAGTCACTCAAATTTCGGCTAAAACGGAAGTGGTACGGGGAAGAGCTCTCCGAAGCGGGCCGGGCATGACACCACTGGGGTGGCAAACCGCGTTGGCAGAACCGGTTTGGCGATGCGAAGAAGGGGCGGATCGATTAGATGCACAGACGGGATAACCCGACAGCGGGGGCCACTGGTAGCAGCGCATGAAACTCGGGCAGGTATTTGATCCGCAGAGTAATGCGCTGAACGCGTTGCGGCTCGCCATGGCCACCGAGGTGATCCTCTGGCACTCCTTCGCCGTCACGGGTGGCGTCCTGCCGTCCGCGCACGCACGACAGTTGTTGTTCGGGGTCGGCGTCGACGGGTTCTTTGCGATCTCGGGATTCCTCATCACCGCGAGCTGGGTCAACAACCCAAAGCTGCGTGACTATATCGTCGCTCGGGCACTTCGTATTCTCCCCGGGCTCTACGTCTGCCTGGCGGTGACGGCATTTGTCATCGCACCGATCGGCGTGGCGATTCAGGGCGGAGCGGCCGCAAAGCTGCTCTTGTCCAGCGCGCCGTTCGAGTACGTGCTTAAAAACAGCGCAGTAGCGGTGCTCCAATTCGATGTCGGCGGAACGCCAACCGGTGTCCCATTTCCCGGCATGTGGAACGGATCGCTGTGGACCCTTATCTACGAGGTGCTGTGCTATGTCGGTGTCGCCCTCCTCGGATTGGCGGGACTGACACATCGTCGATGGACTTCGGCGGTGGTACTGGTGCTGGCGGTGTGTTTGGCCGCGTACCTGCCGCCCATGACATTTCCCGGTGTGTGGAGCAACGAGCAGTGCATTGCGCGGTTTGCCATCGTGTTTGCCGCCGGCGCCCTGGTGTATCAATGGAAAGACGCAATTCCCGCTCGATGGTCACTCGTCGCGGCGAGCGTGGTCATCGTTCTCGTGACCGGGTTACTGCCCGACTACCGCCTTGTCGGCGCCATTCCGCTGGCGTACGCCGTCATCGTTTCCGGCGCGTTGATCCACAACAGGTACTTGAGGTTGCCGACGGATCTGTCCTACGGCGTCTACATTTACGCTTTCCCCGTACAGCAGTTGCTGGTTATCTGCGGGCTGGTTCATCTGAATCCCTTCGTGTTCGCGGTCATTGCGACGATCGCTACCCTGCCGCTGGCCGCGCTGAGCTGGTTCCTGATCGAGAAGCCCGCACAGTCCTTCAAGTCTCGACTCAGGAAGAGGCGGGCTGGCGCCGAGCTCCCCGAAGCCAGCCGAACCTGACGCCATCGGGGTAACCGGAAACCATCCACAACAGCACGGTCAGCGCTTCGGCTGCCACGCTGATCGCGGCGTACGGCGAGGGATCCCAACCGTGCTCGGCAAAGCCGAAAAGCCCAGCGGTTCGGGACAATGCAAAGGCGACCAGCGATCCGCCGGCGATCGCCGCCGCGGCCCAGCGCAGCCACCACGGACCGCCGAGCAGGATCAGCAAGCCGACCGCGAACGACGCGCTGGCCTGGACCAAAAACCCCGTGCCGATCGTCGGAATGTGCTGGTAACCGTGGACATAGAGATAGGCGTGGCTGGCGGCGCTGCCGAGCAACGACGCGGCGAAGCCGATCCGGACCAGGATATTCATTGCAGCCTCTGTTCTTTCAAAGCGAGGGCGGTCTCGCCCTTGGTGTAACTGACCTCGCGGATGCCCAGCGCGTCGTGCAGCTTTGCGGCCGGCAACGTGATCGGCTTGGGCGCCGGCCCATCGCCGGGATGCGGCAGCGGGTAGGCGGTCGTCGTCCCGCTGTAGAACGACACGTTGCCCTCCATCTTGGAAAACAATTGGTGCACATGCCCGTTGATGCATGTCACCGAAGCAAACCGGCGCAGGTAGCTGAGTGCCTGGGTGGCGTCGTCGGTGCCCCAGCCCCAATCCGGATACATCGCGAACAACGGGATGTGGCTGAAGACGACGATCGGGGTATCGCTGGAGAGCCCCGCGACGTCCTTTTCGACGAACTCCAGCTGGTCGACACCCAGATGCCCGAGCTTGCGCAGGTTCAACGTGTTGACCAGCGCGATCACGTGGACGCCGGCGGTGTCGAAGCTGTACCAACCGTCGCCCACCGATCCGGCGCCGAACACCTTGCGGTACTTCTGTCCCGCGTCGTCGACCGAATCGTGTTCCCCCGGCACGGTGAACACGTGCGGCGTCTTCAGCCCGCTCATCATTTGCTTCACCTGGTCGAACTGCTCGGGAGTGGACAAGTGGGTGAGGTCGCCGGTGTGAATGACGAAATCCGGTGTGTAGCCGAGGTTGTTGATCTGATCGATCGCGTGCCCGAACGAGCCGGACACGTCCGGGTTGGGTGCGCCGGTGAAGCCGATGTGACTGTCACTGACCTGAGCGAAGCGCAGCGCCGGCTTGAGTTTTGCGCGCTCGGCCGCGGCGGCCCCGGCGACATGCGAGATCACCTCGCCGCCGGCCACGGCGAACCCGACCGCCGCCCCGAACCATGCCCCGTGCCGGAGCAGCTGGCGGCGATTCATCGTGCGCGGGTCATCGCTCATGGCGTCACCACCACGGTGCCGTGCATCATCGGGTGAATCGAGCAGACATAGTCGAAAGTCCCTGCGGTGGAGAAGGTGTGGGTGAAGCTGGCCCCCGTCCCCATGCCGGGCGAATGAAATGAACCGTCGTTTGCGGCAACCGTGTGAGGTTCTTCGTCACGATTGATCCAGGTGACCGTGGTGCCCGCGCGGACCGTCAGCGTCGCGGGTGCGAACGCGAAGCCGTCGATGGCGACCTGGTTACCGCTCGACGGTGCCGAAGGTGCGGTGATCGATGGCATCGCACCGGAATCCGGCCTCATCGTGACCGGGGCGTGCGCATCGGGCCGCGAAGCGGAGCATCCGGCCAGCAAGAGCACCCCCGCCACAAGCAACGCCGAAGGTTTTCGATACAAGATGGCTGTCATGCCAACAGATAGGAGGGGTGGTTACACCGGTTAGGCCGGCCGTTCGGGGTACGGGGGTGGTGCAAGCACCTCGACGACGCCGTTGACCTCACGAATCATCAATGTAGACAGCGGCTTTGGGGCGATCGGTAGTTGATGGGTGAGCACTTCCCCCGCGGGTGAGAACGACGTCGAGTGGCAGGGGCAGCGTAACCTGTCGTCGGGCGCGTCGAACCACAACTTGCACCCCTGATGCGTGCACACCCCGGATACCGCCTCGACTTTGCCATCGACGCGGCGAACGAATCCGCTGACCGACCCGAGGTCGAACGCATGCATGCGGCCGTCCGGCACATCCGAACTCGCCGCGACACGCTGCCAGGTCCCGTCATTGGGCGTGAGTTGTCCTGCGACCGCGGGGCCTTCGGTGATGCCTCCGGTCACGGCGCGATCGATGGAAACCGCGGTGACCGCGGCGGCCGCCGCGGCGGACGTGCCGACGATCACCTGGCGGCGCGTGGTGTTCTGCTTGGGTGTGGGTTGCGCGGGCGGTGCGCCGGCCATTTGTTCGGCGAGACGGCGGTGCAGATCGGTGAGAAATTCCTGGCGCGGGGCGGCGTCACCCTGCCCGGCAGCGCGCAGCTCGATCGCCGTACGGATCTGAGCAGCCTCAAAGTCATCGGGCGCAAACGGTTTTGGCCGGCGGCCCCGCAGCAGATCGTCGACATAGCGACGCAACCCTCGCGCGTTCATGACTGGCCCCCATCGTTGACCTGTGCCGCCAGCCGCAGCGCACGATGTTGAAGCACCTTGGCGTTGGCAACGCTGATTCCGAGTTCCGCGGCTGACTCCTTGATCGAATTCTTTTGCAGGAAGCGTAATTCCAGGATCTGGCGATAGCGGTCGGGCAAATTCTCGAGAACCTGGGCGACGCGCGCCGGTGCGGTGCTGATCGCCTCCTGGCTATCGGGTGGTTGCTCGATGTCCTCCTCGATCGAGGTTATCTCGCGGCCCAGCGTCTCGCGCCAGTGCGCGGCAAGCACCGTTCGCGCCGTGGCACGCAGGTATGCGCGCACCTCACCGACGCTCGCGGTCAGCCGCAGCGGCCGCAGCGCGGCGAGGAACACCTCGGCGGTGAGGTCCTCGGCGTCCGCCCGGTTGCCAACCCGGGCGAACAGCGTGCGGTACACCCAGTCCGCGTTGTCCTGGTACACGGCTTCCCAGTCGGTATAGCCGTCGTTGGGCACCGCGCGCAGGGGACGCGGGCCCGCGGGTTCGTGGTGTGGGGTCACGTGCCTCCTCACCCGATCAATATCTTCTCGGGTTACACCGGGGG
This genomic interval carries:
- a CDS encoding acyltransferase family protein, translating into MKLGQVFDPQSNALNALRLAMATEVILWHSFAVTGGVLPSAHARQLLFGVGVDGFFAISGFLITASWVNNPKLRDYIVARALRILPGLYVCLAVTAFVIAPIGVAIQGGAAAKLLLSSAPFEYVLKNSAVAVLQFDVGGTPTGVPFPGMWNGSLWTLIYEVLCYVGVALLGLAGLTHRRWTSAVVLVLAVCLAAYLPPMTFPGVWSNEQCIARFAIVFAAGALVYQWKDAIPARWSLVAASVVIVLVTGLLPDYRLVGAIPLAYAVIVSGALIHNRYLRLPTDLSYGVYIYAFPVQQLLVICGLVHLNPFVFAVIATIATLPLAALSWFLIEKPAQSFKSRLRKRRAGAELPEASRT
- a CDS encoding acyltransferase family protein, with the protein product MKLAEVFDPRCNALNLFRLGLAAEVMLFHSWPITGHMPPQALLQLLFSVGVDGFFAISGFLITASWLRDPKVRDYLTARALRILPGLYVCLIVTAFAFAPVSVAVQGGSAAKLLQSSAPYEYVLKNATLISVLQFDVAGTPRNVPSPGAWNASLWSLIWEVLCYIAIAVIGIIGLANRRWLSPVILVAAVIAAAMLPPLTFPGAWTIPQLAARSAIMFAAGAVMFQWKDVIPARWSLVAASVVIVVASAAVLPDYRVAAALPLAYAVIVSGALIRHKRTTLRTDLSYGVYIYAFPIQQMLAVLGLTGLHPALFFVIAFLSTLPLAAMSWFWIEKPAMALKSRLKRKWAAPAQPKTEGTAADSVAEQPTPGVHGTV
- a CDS encoding RNA polymerase sigma factor; the protein is MTPHHEPAGPRPLRAVPNDGYTDWEAVYQDNADWVYRTLFARVGNRADAEDLTAEVFLAALRPLRLTASVGEVRAYLRATARTVLAAHWRETLGREITSIEEDIEQPPDSQEAISTAPARVAQVLENLPDRYRQILELRFLQKNSIKESAAELGISVANAKVLQHRALRLAAQVNDGGQS
- a CDS encoding metallophosphoesterase family protein, whose protein sequence is MSDDPRTMNRRQLLRHGAWFGAAVGFAVAGGEVISHVAGAAAAERAKLKPALRFAQVSDSHIGFTGAPNPDVSGSFGHAIDQINNLGYTPDFVIHTGDLTHLSTPEQFDQVKQMMSGLKTPHVFTVPGEHDSVDDAGQKYRKVFGAGSVGDGWYSFDTAGVHVIALVNTLNLRKLGHLGVDQLEFVEKDVAGLSSDTPIVVFSHIPLFAMYPDWGWGTDDATQALSYLRRFASVTCINGHVHQLFSKMEGNVSFYSGTTTAYPLPHPGDGPAPKPITLPAAKLHDALGIREVSYTKGETALALKEQRLQ
- a CDS encoding acyltransferase family protein is translated as MKLAQVFDPRNNALNLFRLMLAAEVMLFHSWPVTGRTPPRVLLQLLFSVGVDGFFAISGFLITASWLNEPKLRDFLAARALRILPGLYACLIVTAFVFAPLNVAIAGGSATKLLTSFAPVKFVLKNSGVAYIQHFVGGTPFGVPFPEGGWNASLWSLIWELMCYLAVAGIGLAGLANHRWVSPVLLGVAVIGATLVPPLEFPGVWTVWQLVVRSTIMFAAGALLYQWRDVIPARWWLVAVSVVIVVAAAALLPDYRVVAALPLAYAVIVSAIKIHIKRMRLRTDLSYGVYIYAFPTQQLLASCGLAKLNPIVFAGLSTTAVLPLAALSWFVVEKPAQSLKFRLKRKWYGEELSEAGRA
- a CDS encoding Rieske (2Fe-2S) protein, which gives rise to MNARGLRRYVDDLLRGRRPKPFAPDDFEAAQIRTAIELRAAGQGDAAPRQEFLTDLHRRLAEQMAGAPPAQPTPKQNTTRRQVIVGTSAAAAAAVTAVSIDRAVTGGITEGPAVAGQLTPNDGTWQRVAASSDVPDGRMHAFDLGSVSGFVRRVDGKVEAVSGVCTHQGCKLWFDAPDDRLRCPCHSTSFSPAGEVLTHQLPIAPKPLSTLMIREVNGVVEVLAPPPYPERPA
- a CDS encoding cupredoxin domain-containing protein; this translates as MTAILYRKPSALLVAGVLLLAGCSASRPDAHAPVTMRPDSGAMPSITAPSAPSSGNQVAIDGFAFAPATLTVRAGTTVTWINRDEEPHTVAANDGSFHSPGMGTGASFTHTFSTAGTFDYVCSIHPMMHGTVVVTP